The following proteins are encoded in a genomic region of Glycine soja cultivar W05 chromosome 17, ASM419377v2, whole genome shotgun sequence:
- the LOC114393286 gene encoding probable prolyl 4-hydroxylase 4 gives MSSRVWFLLFLLLISKCHQVWGSYAGSASSIVNPSKVKQISWKPRAFVYEGFLTDLECDHLISLAKSELKRSAVADNLSGESQLSDVRTSSGMFISKNKDPIISGIEDKISSWTFLPKENGEDIQVLRYEHGQKYDPHYDYFTDKVNIARGGHRIATVLMYLTNVTKGGETVFPSAEEPPRRRGTETSSDLSECAKKGIAVKPHRGDALLFFSLHTNATPDTSSLHAGCPVIEGEKWSATKWIHVDSFDKTVGAGGDCSDHHVSCERWASLGECTKNPEYMIGSSDVPGYCRKSCKSC, from the exons ATGAGTAGTAGGGTTTGGTTTCTACTATTCCTTCTGCTGATCTCGAAATGCCATCAAGTGTGGGGCTCCTACGCGGGTTCCGCTAGCTCCATCGTCAACCCTTCCAAGGTCAAACAGATTTCCTGGAAGCCAAG AGCTTTCGTTTATGAAGGTTTCCTCACGGATTTGGAATGCGACCACTTGATCTCTTTA GCCAAATCGGAGCTTAAGAGATCTGCCGTAGCGGATAATCTCTCTGGAGAGAGCCAGTTAAGTGATGTTCGAACAAGCTCTGGAATGTTCATTTCCAAGAACAAG gATCCTATTATTTCTGGTATTGAGGACAAGATTTCGTCATGGACCTTTCTTCCAAAAG AAAATGGGGAAGATATACAAGTACTGAGGTATGAGCATGGCCAGAAATATGACCCGCATTATGATTACTTCACTGATAAAGTTAACATTGCTCGGGGTGGACATCGCATTGCGACTGTTCTCATGTATCTCACTAATGTAACCAAAGGTGGTGAAACTGTGTTCCCTTCTGCCGAG GAACCTCCACGTCGCAGAGGTACTGAAACAAGTAGTGATCTTTCTGAATGTGCCAAGAAAGGAATAGCAG TGAAACCGCATAGAGGGGACGCACTtcttttcttcagtcttcacacAAATGCTACCCCAGACACTAGCAGTCTCCATGCTGGATGCCCTGTAATCGAAGGTGAGAAATGGTCCGCAACGAAGTGGATTCATGTAGACTCGTTTGATAAGACTGTGGGAGCTGGAGGTGATTGTTCTGATCATCATGTAAGCTGTGAGAGATGGGCTTCACTTGGAGAATGCACTAAAAATCCTGAGTATATGATTGGATCTTCAGACGTTCCTGGCTATTGTAGGAAAAGCTGCAAGTCGTGTTAG